The genomic window CAGTCCATCCAAAAGTTCATAGTGTCTAAAACTACTAATTTTGGTTTTTTCTCCATTTGGTCTAAAACACTGCTTTGTACTAATGGATGTAAGTTTCCTAACATCACAACATCAGCATCTTTGTAGTTTTGAGGAACTTTTGGCTGAAAATCAGCTAAAACGTTCAGCTCCGTTACAAGAGTGTCTCTAGAATTTAAATCGTTGTGGTATAAACCGCTCCAGAAAAAAGTCTTTCCTCCTTTTACAATTTCGATACCAGAGATATCAATATTTTTTGAAGTTAAAAGATCTAAATGTTCTTGAGGGAAATCGTCGCCAACTACAGAAACAATGGCCGATTGCAAGTTAAAAAATGACGCTGATAATCCGATGTAGGTTGCAGCACCACCTAATATTTTATCTGTTTTTCCGAAAGGAGTTTCAATCGCGTCGAAAGCAACTGTTCCAACAATCAATAGTTTATTCATTTTATGAATTTCGAATTAGGGTGCAAAGATACTTCATAAGTTACAATCTTGCAACGGTTTAGGTTCTCAAAATTTTCTTAAAAAAACGACTATGATTTTGGGGTAAAACTATTGTAAATGAATGGGTTAAAATTGATTTTTAGTAGTGTTTATAATAGGTTTTTTGAATTTAAGATGCAACTTTTTTGAAAATAATTGCGAATAATTTACAGCTCGTACTTTTTATCAAAATAATTTTTTAAAATTCCAACCTGAATTAAAATCATAATTGGAACAATTAAAACGGCATACAGGATGTTTTTAGAAAAATGAATTCCTGAAAATGCTGTTGACATTCTATCAGAATATAATTTACCGACTTCGTCAATTTTGAAATCAGTTTCTGAAACAGAAAATAGGGAAACATAAATTACTAATGCTGCCACAGCCAATCCGATCGAAATCCAGATTGGTTTAGAAATTAATGGTTTGTATGTTTTCAGTTTTTTCTCTTCTAAAAGATGAACTTCAGCCATTATTTTAGAAGTGAAATCTATTGATGGTGACTGCAGTTTTTCATCAGCCATCATTTTTTCTATAAGTTGCTCTATGTTTTTATCGCTCTCTCTCATAACATTCTATTATTTCTGGTTCTAACTGCTGTCTCAAAATTACGGCTAATTTCTGTCGGCTCCTAAACAATTTTACCTTTGCGTTATTGGCCGAAATATTCAT from Flavobacterium sp. KACC 22763 includes these protein-coding regions:
- a CDS encoding PfkB family carbohydrate kinase, which produces MNKLLIVGTVAFDAIETPFGKTDKILGGAATYIGLSASFFNLQSAIVSVVGDDFPQEHLDLLTSKNIDISGIEIVKGGKTFFWSGLYHNDLNSRDTLVTELNVLADFQPKVPQNYKDADVVMLGNLHPLVQSSVLDQMEKKPKLVVLDTMNFWMDCALPELLDVIKRVDVITINDEEARQLSGEYSLVKAASKIQDMGPKYVVIKKGEHGALLFHNREVFFAPALPLEDVFDPTGAGDTFAGGFSGFIAQSENISFNNLKNAIIYGSNLASFCVEKFGTERMESLSKAEVAIRLQQFKSLTQFDIEI